The Euphorbia lathyris chromosome 2, ddEupLath1.1, whole genome shotgun sequence genome includes a window with the following:
- the LOC136219522 gene encoding ethylene receptor gives METCNCIEPQWSAEELLMKYQYISDFFIALAYFSIPLELIYFVKKSAVFPYRWVLVQFGAFIVLCGATHLINLWTFTIHTRTVAIVMTIAKVLTAVVSCATALMLVHIIPDLLSVKTRELFLKNKAAELDREMGLIRTQEETGRHVRMLTHEIRSTLDRHTILKTTLVELGRTLALEECALWMPTRTGLELQLSYTLRQQNPVGYTVPIQLPVINQVFHSNRAIKISPNSPVARIRPFAGKHMPGEVVAVRVPLLHLSSFQINDWPELSTKRYALMVLMLPSDSARQWHAYELELVEVVADQVAVALSHAAILEESMRARDLLMEQNVALDHARREAETAIRARNDFLAVMNHEMRTPMHAIIALSSLLQETELTPEQRLMVETILKSSNLLATLINDVLDLSRLEDGSLQLDMGNFNVHAVFKEVLNLIKPIASVKRLRITLNLASDLPEYAMGDEKRLMQTILNVVGNAVKFSKEGTISVIVSVAKPEALRDLRIPDFFPVSSDNQFYLRVQVKDEGLGINPQEIPKLFTKFAQSQSVAARNANGSGLGLAICKRFVNLMGGHIWVESDGLGKGCTAIFVIKLGVIERSNECKLALIPKVPANHGLTTFSGLKVLVMDDNGVSRMVTRGLLVHLGCDVTTVGSTDECLRVVTQDYKVVFIDVCMPDGFEGALSIHKKFTKRHERPLIVALTGNTNKVTKENCMRVGMDGVIMKPVSVDKMRDVLSHLLEHRVLFEAM, from the exons ATGGAGACTTGCAACTGTATTGAGCCACAATGGTCAGCGGAGGAATTGTTGATGAAATATCAATATATTTCAGATTTCTTCATTGCCCTAGCTTATTTTTCCATTCCTCTGGAGCTCATCTACTTTGTTAAGAAATCTGCTGTTTTTCCATATCGATGGGTCCTTGTGCAATTTGGTGCTTTTATAGTTCTATGTGGGGCAACCCATCTTATTAACTTGTGGACTTTTACCATCCATACAAGAACTGTGGCAATTGTAATGACCATAGCCAAAGTTTTAACTGCTGTGGTGTCTTGCGCAACTGCTCTTATGCTGGTTCACATAATTCCTGATCTTTTGAGTGTGAAAACTAGAGAActatttttgaaaaacaaggcTGCAGAGCTTGATAGAGAGATGGGTCTGATCCGTACCCAGGAAGAAACAGGTCGGCATGTCAGAATGCTCACTCATGAGATCAGAAGCACGCTTGATAGACATACTATACTGAAGACTACTCTTGTTGAACTTGGAAGGACATTGGCATTGGAAGAGTGTGCATTGTGGATGCCCACCCGCACTGGTTTAGAGCTTCAGCTTTCGTACACACTTCGTCAGCAGAATCCTGTTGGTTATACTGTTCCTATTCAGCTTCCTGTGATAAATCAAGTATTCCATAGTAACCGAGCTATAAAAATTTCACCTAATTCTCCAGTTGCAAGAATACGGCCTTTTGCAGGAAAACACATGCCTGGAGAGGTGGTTGCTGTTCGTGTGCCACTTCTTCATCTCTCTAGTTTTCAAATTAACGATTGGCCTGAGCTCTCTACAAAACGTTATGCTTTGATGGTTCTAATGCTTCCCTCAGATAGTGCAAGACAGTGGCATGCTTATGAGTTGGAGCTTGTTGAAGTAGTCGCTGATCAG GTAGCTGTTGCCCTTTCTCATGCTGCTATATTGGAAGAGTCAATGCGCGCAAGAGATCTTCTAATGGAGCAAAATGTAGCTCTTGATCATGCAAGGAGAGAAGCAGAAACAGCTATTCGTGCTCGCAATGATTTCTTGGCTGTCATGAATCATGAGATGAGAACTCCCATGCATGCAATTATTGCCCTTTCTTCGTTGCTTCAAGAAACTGAGCTGACACCTGAACAACGCTTGATGGTTGAGACAATCCTTAAGAGTAGTAATCTTTTGGCTACTCTGATAAATGATGTATTAGATCTTTCAAGACTTGAAGATGGAAGCCTTCAGCTTGACATGGGAAATTTCAATGTTCATGCTGTATTCAAGGAG GTTCTTAACTTGATCAAGCCTATTGCATCTGTCAAAAGATTACGCATTACATTAAATTTGGCTTCAGATTTGCCAGAATATGCCATGGGTGATGAAAAACGCCTAATGCAGACTATTTTAAATGTTGTTGGTAATGCTGTGAAGTTCTCAAAGGAAGGCACGATCTCAGTTATTGTCTCTGTTGCTAAACCAGAAGCTTTAAGAGATCTTCGAATTCCTGATTTTTTTCCTGTGTCAAGTGATAACCAGTTCTATTTACGTGTACAG GTAAAAGATGAGGGGCTAGGAATAAACCCCCAAGAAATTCCAAAACTATTCACTAAATTTGCACAAAGTCAATCTGTGGCAGCCCGGAATGCCAATGGCAGTGGACTTGGTCTTGCAATCTGTAAGAG GTTTGTAAATCTTATGGGTGGACACATTTGGGTTGAAAGTGACGGTCTTGGCAAGGGATGCACAGCTATCTTTGTCATAAAACTTGGAGTTATTGAGCGTTCAAATGAATGTAAGCTTGCTTTGATACCAAAGGTTCCAGCAAATCATGGGCTGACAACTTTTTCTGGGCTTAAAGTTCTTGTGATGGATGATAATGG GGTTAGCAGGATGGTGACCAGAGGGCTTCTTGTACACTTGGGTTGTGATGTGACGACTGTAGGTTCAACCGATGAGTGTTTACGAGTAGTTACTCAAGACTACAAGGTGGTATTCATAGATGTTTGCATGCCTGATGGTTTCGAAGGAGCTTTGAGCATACATAAAAAGTTCACCAAACGGCACGAGAGGCCATTAATCGTTGCTCTCACTGGAAACACGAACAAAGTGACAAAGGAAAATTGCATGAGGGTGGGCATGGATGGTGTAATAATGAAACCTGTCTCAGTTGATAAGATGAGGGATGTTCTATCACATCTTCTGGAGCATCGGGTCCTATTCGAGGCAATGTAA